The proteins below come from a single Balneolaceae bacterium genomic window:
- the murI gene encoding glutamate racemase, whose translation MNYSKEAPIGIFDSGLGGLTVAKAVSEALPNEDIIYYGDTARVPYGIKSQQTIRNYSVEISRFLQAKGVKMIIIACNTASAAAYHGVCEAVGDIPVLNVIDAGTISAIRSEKKHIGVIGTLGTVGSGAYELSLKRANEELIVKSQACPLLVPLAEEGWTDNSIAKQTIEIYLQPFRNNGVEALILGCTHYPLFKESILEYFAGKPIEIIDSAEAVAEMAKNKLSELNILNSSEKKGELTCYVSDRPQRFRELAERFIGREIDIKTAD comes from the coding sequence ATGAATTACAGTAAGGAAGCACCGATCGGGATTTTTGATTCCGGTCTTGGTGGGTTGACAGTTGCGAAAGCGGTATCCGAGGCTCTCCCCAATGAGGATATCATTTATTACGGAGATACAGCACGGGTACCGTACGGCATCAAATCACAACAAACCATTCGAAATTATTCGGTTGAGATCAGCCGGTTTCTGCAGGCGAAAGGGGTAAAGATGATTATTATCGCATGTAACACAGCCTCAGCTGCAGCCTACCACGGAGTTTGTGAAGCAGTTGGCGATATCCCCGTGCTGAATGTAATTGACGCCGGAACCATCTCGGCTATTCGATCCGAAAAGAAGCATATTGGAGTGATTGGCACGCTGGGAACCGTTGGATCGGGAGCGTATGAACTTTCACTGAAAAGAGCGAATGAGGAGCTGATCGTAAAATCACAGGCTTGCCCATTGCTGGTGCCATTGGCAGAAGAGGGATGGACCGATAACTCAATCGCAAAACAGACGATTGAGATCTATCTCCAGCCATTTCGAAACAATGGAGTGGAGGCACTTATTTTGGGTTGTACCCACTATCCGCTATTCAAAGAATCGATCCTGGAATATTTTGCCGGCAAACCGATTGAGATTATCGATTCGGCAGAGGCCGTCGCCGAAATGGCAAAGAACAAACTCTCGGAACTAAATATTTTAAATTCGTCGGAGAAAAAGGGTGAGTTGACATGCTATGTAAGTGATCGCCCTCAACGGTTCCGGGAACTGGCAGAACGGTTTATTGGGCGGGAGATTGATATCAAGACAGCGGATTGA
- a CDS encoding PAS domain S-box protein — MNEYLRSIINAFQDLIFIFDEDGTIIEYLPPNQRSELIAPREAYVNKKYQDVLPSSIIKELSLAFEKIRNGVPSVEFEYSIVNKDEIYWYSAVISSMIEGNNSRFLCVVRNITKRVRSEKACKESEKKYRQILENALDIFYQLDKEGIIREISPAVERYLGYKPEDVIGKPAVIFHQNEEVWFQGLEMLKKEGEVIDFEVQLQTKSDNLIYGSINAHTMYDDAGNIKGIQGFIREITKRKKAEEELMKSNEELQKLNRQKDKLFSVIAHDLKNTVTGPLGLYELIFNDYESLSKEELLEYLQMLRKSTINQSDLLNDLLMWSRNQFKDNKVNPEKVHLAEIANTVLEHMETSATDKNINIENHIGDDIFIYVDPDMLKTILRNLVNNAIKFSHTGGSVQINAQEKEDKVSVSVSDNGVGMSDEAVEKIFNKDVHYTTPGTKGEKGSGLGLDLCVDFVEKHNGSIHANSQPGEGTTITFTLPQKQFDKQ, encoded by the coding sequence ATGAATGAATATCTAAGATCTATTATTAACGCTTTTCAGGATTTAATTTTCATTTTTGATGAGGATGGTACCATAATCGAGTATTTGCCACCAAACCAAAGAAGTGAATTGATTGCGCCACGCGAAGCCTATGTAAATAAAAAATATCAGGATGTACTCCCATCAAGTATCATTAAAGAACTGAGTCTTGCATTTGAGAAAATCCGGAATGGAGTACCAAGTGTTGAATTTGAATACTCAATTGTTAACAAAGACGAAATATATTGGTATTCGGCAGTTATCTCGAGTATGATTGAGGGTAATAATTCCCGCTTCCTCTGTGTGGTTCGAAACATTACAAAAAGAGTACGATCTGAAAAAGCGTGTAAAGAGAGTGAAAAAAAATATCGACAGATTTTGGAGAACGCTCTTGATATTTTCTATCAACTTGATAAAGAGGGAATTATACGTGAGATAAGTCCCGCTGTAGAACGCTATTTAGGTTATAAACCGGAAGATGTGATTGGCAAGCCCGCAGTGATTTTTCATCAAAATGAGGAGGTATGGTTTCAAGGTTTGGAAATGTTGAAAAAAGAAGGCGAAGTCATTGATTTTGAAGTTCAGCTTCAAACCAAATCGGATAATTTGATTTATGGCTCAATAAATGCTCATACAATGTATGATGATGCTGGCAACATTAAGGGCATACAAGGTTTTATCAGGGAAATTACCAAGCGGAAAAAAGCTGAGGAAGAGTTGATGAAATCTAACGAGGAACTTCAAAAACTCAACAGGCAAAAAGACAAACTCTTTTCAGTGATTGCACATGATCTGAAGAATACTGTAACAGGACCTTTGGGCTTGTATGAACTTATTTTCAATGATTACGAATCGCTTTCAAAAGAAGAGTTACTCGAATACTTGCAAATGCTCCGCAAAAGTACAATCAATCAGTCCGATCTTTTGAATGATCTTCTGATGTGGTCCAGGAATCAGTTTAAGGATAATAAAGTAAATCCGGAAAAAGTGCACCTTGCAGAAATTGCAAATACCGTTTTAGAGCATATGGAAACCTCAGCAACCGATAAAAACATAAATATTGAAAACCACATTGGGGATGATATTTTTATTTATGTAGATCCAGATATGTTAAAAACAATTCTGAGAAATCTTGTAAATAATGCAATTAAATTTTCACATACCGGTGGATCTGTCCAGATTAATGCCCAAGAAAAGGAAGACAAGGTGAGCGTTTCGGTATCAGATAACGGAGTTGGAATGAGTGACGAGGCCGTTGAAAAAATCTTCAACAAAGACGTTCATTATACAACTCCCGGAACAAAGGGCGAAAAAGGATCAGGACTTGGCTTGGATCTCTGTGTAGATTTTGTTGAGAAACATAATGGATCAATTCATGCAAATAGCCAACCGGGTGAAGGGACGACTATTACATTTACTTTACCACAAAAACAATTTGATAAACAGTAA
- a CDS encoding CopG family transcriptional regulator, with the protein MRSVRLSEDIEKELKSLSDQKKVSRSNIIKEALVEYISKEKEYNRPFETGKEYFGKRGSGEKDRSVTYKSRIKEKIREKQPD; encoded by the coding sequence ATGCGTTCCGTTCGATTATCAGAAGATATTGAAAAGGAGTTAAAGTCTCTCTCAGATCAAAAGAAAGTATCCCGCTCCAATATTATCAAAGAGGCGTTGGTAGAGTATATCTCAAAAGAGAAAGAATACAACCGGCCTTTTGAAACCGGTAAAGAGTACTTCGGCAAGCGGGGAAGTGGGGAGAAAGACAGGTCTGTCACCTATAAATCAAGAATAAAAGAGAAAATCCGTGAAAAACAGCCTGATTGA
- a CDS encoding PIN domain-containing protein: MKNSLIDAGPVIALFDNSDQYHLKVLNFLREYEGRLISTWPVLTEVCYMLDFSTKTQLDFLDWVRDGGIEIHNLEQWQIGGIREKMDTYADLPADFADTSLMEVAESRDIENIITIDRDFSIYRLSGNKTFTNLLR; encoded by the coding sequence GTGAAAAACAGCCTGATTGACGCTGGTCCCGTGATTGCCCTGTTTGATAACAGCGATCAATATCACTTAAAAGTGTTGAATTTTCTGAGAGAGTACGAGGGTCGACTCATCTCTACATGGCCGGTACTTACCGAAGTCTGTTATATGTTGGATTTTAGTACCAAAACCCAACTCGATTTTTTGGATTGGGTTCGAGACGGCGGCATTGAAATTCATAATTTAGAGCAATGGCAGATTGGCGGAATTCGGGAGAAGATGGATACCTATGCCGATCTCCCGGCCGACTTTGCTGACACCAGCCTGATGGAAGTCGCAGAATCAAGAGATATTGAAAACATCATTACGATTGACAGAGATTTTAGTATCTATCGCTTATCGGGAAATAAAACATTTACGAATCTTCTGAGATAA
- a CDS encoding DUF6036 family nucleotidyltransferase, producing the protein MKINKDFEELFELLNKNEVSYLVVGGYAFAIHVEPRFTKDLDLFIKRDPQNAQKIVQTLDEFGFSSLQLSVNDFLEPDQVIQIGNPPYR; encoded by the coding sequence ATGAAGATAAACAAAGACTTCGAAGAATTATTCGAACTGTTAAACAAAAATGAAGTCTCCTATCTGGTAGTCGGAGGTTATGCATTTGCAATACATGTTGAACCAAGATTTACAAAGGATTTAGATTTATTCATAAAAAGAGATCCTCAAAATGCTCAGAAGATTGTTCAAACGCTTGATGAGTTTGGTTTTTCTTCTCTACAGTTATCTGTAAATGATTTTCTGGAACCGGATCAAGTAATCCAAATTGGTAACCCTCCCTACCGATGA